The following proteins are encoded in a genomic region of Hymenobacter siberiensis:
- a CDS encoding 3-oxoacyl-ACP synthase III family protein, with amino-acid sequence MATLRHSFIAGVGHYVPSRVVKNAELEPMMNTSDAWIQERTGIQERRWFEEGKDTTANMGANAARKALEMAGVEANDVQLIVFATLSPDYFFPGSGVLMQRELGMTNNCPALDVRNQCSGFIYALSVADQFIRTGMYDTVLVVGSEIHSSGLDKTPEGRGVSVIFGDGAGAMLLRPSTSDEHVLLSTHLHAQGEHAEELIVKEPSSNRENRVDYIMANKAELFPYMNGQNVFKHAVVRFPQVIKEALDQNGMQASDIDMLIPHQANLRITQYVQQKMGLSDDKVFSNIQRYGNTTAASVPLAFSEAVQEGKIKRGDLVCLAAFGSGFTWASALLKF; translated from the coding sequence ATGGCAACTTTACGTCACTCATTCATCGCCGGGGTCGGCCACTATGTTCCGAGCCGCGTGGTGAAAAACGCCGAGCTGGAACCAATGATGAACACCTCCGATGCCTGGATTCAGGAGCGCACTGGTATTCAGGAGCGCCGCTGGTTCGAGGAAGGCAAGGATACCACCGCCAATATGGGCGCTAACGCGGCCCGCAAGGCCCTCGAAATGGCCGGCGTAGAAGCCAACGACGTGCAGCTGATTGTGTTCGCCACGCTCTCGCCCGATTATTTCTTCCCCGGCTCCGGCGTACTCATGCAGCGCGAGCTGGGCATGACCAACAACTGCCCCGCCCTCGACGTGCGCAACCAGTGCTCGGGCTTCATCTACGCCCTCTCAGTGGCTGACCAGTTCATCCGCACCGGCATGTACGACACGGTGCTCGTAGTGGGCTCCGAAATTCATTCCTCGGGCCTCGACAAGACGCCTGAAGGGCGCGGCGTTTCTGTCATTTTCGGTGACGGGGCGGGTGCCATGCTGCTTCGCCCCAGCACTTCCGATGAGCACGTCCTGCTCAGCACTCACCTGCACGCCCAGGGCGAGCATGCCGAGGAGCTCATCGTGAAGGAGCCCAGCTCAAACCGCGAAAACCGCGTGGACTACATCATGGCCAACAAAGCCGAGCTCTTCCCCTACATGAACGGCCAGAACGTGTTCAAGCACGCCGTGGTGCGCTTTCCGCAGGTCATCAAGGAGGCGCTGGACCAGAACGGCATGCAGGCGTCGGATATCGACATGCTCATCCCGCACCAGGCCAACCTGCGCATCACCCAGTACGTGCAGCAGAAAATGGGCCTCAGCGACGATAAGGTGTTCAGCAACATCCAGCGCTATGGCAACACCACGGCCGCCTCGGTGCCGCTGGCCTTCAGCGAAGCCGTGCAGGAAGGCAAAATCAAGCGCGGCGACCTCGTATGCCTGGCCGCCTTTGGCTCGGGCTTCACCTGGGCCTCGGCGCTGTTGAAATTTTAA
- a CDS encoding glycosyltransferase: MHGSGTPQFVILLASVLKPVDDTRMRGKFAETLAERAGTRVHIAGRATTGAGANPANNILHPIFSGTRLSLGRLAGQWRYGQLLHRLKPGVVIVHAPELLPLTLLWQALGQGRKFLYDIRENYALNVSTQRVYQGFTRRGLAAGLRWVEGLAARRAAGVILAEASYAAELPFLNELPPGRIVVLENKYQPQPGEKLRPQPIALPPPTEPLRLLYSGTISELNGVWETLALAGQLRAAWPGGVRLTIIGFCQQPELLRQLLAEAAQHPAWLSLIGGAEPVPHARIVAEIGCSHLGLLPYRPHTSTERCRPTKLFEYLAHGLPVLAAPNPLWQELLTAHGAGLPLTFGQPIDGPALAARLQGYSFYPHGIPGDVLWAGEGKKLWHLLDTVI; encoded by the coding sequence GTGCATGGTTCCGGAACACCCCAATTCGTTATTCTACTGGCCTCGGTGTTGAAGCCGGTGGACGATACCCGTATGCGGGGAAAGTTCGCCGAAACCCTCGCGGAACGGGCCGGAACCCGGGTGCACATTGCCGGGCGGGCCACGACCGGTGCAGGCGCTAACCCCGCAAATAACATCCTCCACCCTATTTTCAGTGGTACTCGCCTCAGCCTGGGCCGGCTGGCCGGGCAGTGGCGCTACGGGCAACTCCTGCACCGGCTCAAACCCGGGGTAGTCATCGTGCATGCGCCGGAACTGCTGCCGCTCACGCTGCTCTGGCAGGCGCTGGGCCAGGGCCGGAAGTTCCTCTACGACATCCGCGAAAACTACGCCCTCAATGTTTCGACGCAGCGCGTGTACCAGGGGTTCACGCGGCGCGGGCTGGCAGCCGGGCTGCGCTGGGTGGAGGGGCTGGCGGCGCGGCGGGCCGCCGGCGTTATTCTGGCCGAAGCCAGCTACGCTGCCGAGCTGCCATTTCTGAATGAGCTACCACCGGGCCGCATTGTGGTGCTCGAAAACAAATACCAGCCCCAGCCCGGCGAAAAGCTGCGGCCTCAGCCCATCGCGCTGCCACCACCCACAGAGCCGCTGCGCCTGCTGTACTCCGGCACCATTTCCGAGCTCAACGGCGTGTGGGAGACCCTTGCCCTGGCCGGGCAGCTGCGCGCCGCGTGGCCCGGCGGGGTGCGGCTCACCATCATCGGCTTCTGCCAGCAGCCCGAGCTGCTACGGCAGCTGCTGGCAGAAGCCGCGCAGCACCCCGCCTGGCTCTCGCTCATTGGCGGGGCCGAGCCTGTGCCCCACGCCCGCATTGTGGCCGAAATAGGCTGCAGCCACCTCGGCCTGCTGCCCTACCGACCGCATACCAGCACCGAACGCTGCCGGCCTACCAAGCTGTTTGAGTACCTGGCGCACGGGCTGCCGGTGCTGGCCGCGCCCAACCCGCTGTGGCAGGAATTGCTGACGGCCCACGGCGCGGGCCTGCCGCTCACCTTCGGGCAGCCCATCGATGGGCCAGCGCTGGCCGCACGGCTGCAAGGCTACTCCTTTTACCCCCACGGCATTCCCGGCGACGTACTCTGGGCCGGTGAAGGCAAAAAATTGTGGCATTTGCTGGATACTGTGATTTAA
- a CDS encoding 3-hydroxybutyryl-CoA dehydrogenase: protein MNVAVIGSGTMGNGIAHVFAQHGFSVSLIDINQPALDRALGTITKNLDRQVTKATLSEDDKMATLGRLKTFTSIQEGVAGVGLVVEAATENVDLKLQIFRDLDQYAPAEAILASNTSSISITKIAAVTKRPQQVIGMHFMNPVPVMKLVEVIRGYATSDAVTQQVMELSRQLGKTPTEVNDYPGFVANRILMPMINEAIITLFEGVAGVEEIDTVMKLGMAHPMGPLQLADFIGLDVCLAILRVLHEGLGNPKYAPCPLLVNMVMAGRLGVKSGEGFYQYTAGSKDLVVAERLRK from the coding sequence ATGAACGTCGCCGTTATTGGCTCCGGCACCATGGGCAATGGCATTGCCCATGTATTTGCCCAGCACGGTTTTTCTGTCTCGCTGATTGATATCAACCAGCCGGCCCTGGACCGCGCCCTGGGCACCATCACCAAAAACCTCGACCGTCAGGTAACTAAAGCCACCCTGAGCGAGGATGATAAAATGGCCACCCTGGGCCGCCTGAAAACCTTCACCTCCATTCAGGAAGGCGTGGCCGGCGTGGGCCTGGTGGTGGAAGCCGCCACCGAAAACGTGGACCTGAAGCTCCAGATTTTCCGCGACCTCGACCAGTACGCGCCCGCCGAGGCCATTCTGGCCTCGAATACGTCGTCGATTTCCATCACCAAAATCGCGGCCGTCACCAAGCGCCCGCAACAGGTCATTGGCATGCACTTCATGAACCCAGTGCCGGTGATGAAGCTGGTGGAGGTGATTCGCGGCTATGCCACTTCCGATGCCGTGACGCAGCAGGTGATGGAGCTGTCGCGCCAGCTGGGCAAAACGCCCACCGAGGTGAACGACTACCCCGGTTTCGTGGCCAACCGGATTCTGATGCCCATGATTAACGAGGCCATTATCACACTGTTTGAGGGTGTGGCCGGCGTGGAGGAAATCGACACGGTGATGAAGCTGGGCATGGCCCACCCCATGGGCCCGCTGCAGCTGGCCGATTTCATCGGGCTGGATGTGTGCCTGGCCATTCTGCGGGTACTGCACGAGGGCTTGGGCAACCCCAAATACGCCCCCTGCCCCCTGCTGGTAAACATGGTAATGGCCGGCCGCCTGGGCGTGAAGTCGGGCGAAGGCTTCTACCAATACACCGCCGGTTCGAAAGACCTAGTGGTGGCGGAGCGGCTGCGGAAGTAG
- a CDS encoding 2,3,4,5-tetrahydropyridine-2,6-dicarboxylate N-succinyltransferase: MADLQTQIEAAWADRALLQTPETKAAIEHVIEELDKGRLRVATPPTEDGGEWTINEWVKKAVILYFPVRQMSTQEVGPFEFHDKMLLKTDYAGQQVRVVPPAVARYGAFLAPGVILMPSYTNIGAYVGEGTMVDTWATVGSCAQVGKGVHLSGGVGLGGVLEPVQAAPVIIEDGAFIGSRCILVEGCRIGKEAVIGAGVTITGSTKIIDVTGPEPKEYRGYVPPRSVVIPGTIPKQFPAGEYQVPCALIIGQRKPSTDLKTSLNDALRDFGVSV; encoded by the coding sequence ATGGCTGACCTGCAAACCCAAATTGAAGCCGCCTGGGCCGACCGCGCCCTGCTCCAGACCCCCGAAACCAAAGCCGCCATCGAGCACGTCATCGAGGAACTCGATAAGGGCCGTCTGCGCGTGGCCACCCCGCCCACCGAAGACGGCGGCGAGTGGACCATCAACGAGTGGGTGAAAAAGGCCGTGATTCTCTACTTCCCCGTCCGCCAGATGAGCACCCAGGAAGTCGGTCCCTTCGAGTTTCACGATAAAATGCTGCTCAAAACCGACTACGCCGGCCAGCAGGTGCGCGTGGTGCCGCCCGCCGTGGCTCGCTACGGCGCGTTTCTGGCCCCTGGCGTCATCCTCATGCCCAGCTACACCAACATCGGCGCCTACGTAGGCGAAGGCACCATGGTGGACACCTGGGCCACCGTGGGCAGCTGTGCCCAGGTGGGCAAGGGCGTGCACCTAAGCGGCGGCGTCGGCCTCGGCGGTGTGCTGGAGCCCGTGCAGGCGGCCCCCGTCATCATCGAAGACGGCGCCTTCATCGGCTCGCGCTGCATTCTGGTAGAAGGCTGCCGCATTGGTAAGGAAGCTGTGATTGGCGCGGGCGTCACCATCACCGGCAGCACCAAAATTATCGACGTCACGGGCCCCGAGCCCAAGGAGTACCGTGGCTACGTGCCGCCGCGCTCGGTGGTCATTCCCGGCACCATTCCCAAGCAATTCCCCGCCGGGGAATACCAGGTGCCCTGCGCACTTATCATCGGTCAGCGCAAGCCGAGCACGGATTTGAAGACGAGCCTCAATGACGCGCTGCGGGATTTTGGTGTGAGTGTCTGA
- a CDS encoding lmo0937 family membrane protein: protein MGNLLYIIAVILVIIWAVSFFGNFFTGGIIHVLLVIAIIAILLRVISGRSAI, encoded by the coding sequence ATGGGCAATCTCCTGTATATCATCGCCGTAATTCTGGTTATCATCTGGGCTGTAAGCTTCTTCGGCAACTTCTTCACCGGCGGTATTATTCACGTCCTGCTGGTCATTGCCATCATCGCCATCCTCCTCCGCGTTATTAGCGGCCGAAGCGCCATCTAG
- a CDS encoding ABC-F family ATP-binding cassette domain-containing protein, with protein sequence MISTTNVSLRYGKRILFEDVTVKFLPGNCYGLIGANGAGKSTFLKILSGELEPNTGSVEMPAGQRLAVLKQNQFAYDDQPVLQTVIQGHQRLYAVMSEKDALYAKADFTDADGERAAILEGEFADLEGWNADYEAAELLSGLGITEDKHYSLMSDLGASEKVRVLLAQALFGNPDVLLLDEPTNNLDAESVLWLENFLDSFQNTVIVVSHDRHFLDAVCNYMADLDFSKITMYPGNYNFWYESSQLALRQRQDVNKKTEDKRKELEEFVRRFSANASKSKQATSRQKLLQKLTLEEIKPSSRRYPYIAFKPEREAGNQLLEVNGVAKTVDGQSVLKNVSFTLDKGDKVAIVGRDDRAASLLFDIIFGEATPDKGEYKWGTTITPSYFPKENSSFFQADNMNLVDWLRQYSVEKDESFVRGWLGRMLFSGEESQKKPNVLSGGEKVRCMLSKMMLESGNVLVLDDPTNHLDLESIQALNNGLKEFSGSLIFASHDLQFIETVANRIIELTPDGIIDRRMNYEEYLADETLKAQRQKMYQLA encoded by the coding sequence ATGATTTCGACCACCAATGTGAGCCTGCGCTACGGCAAGCGCATCCTGTTTGAAGACGTTACCGTTAAATTCCTGCCGGGCAACTGCTATGGCCTCATCGGGGCCAATGGGGCGGGCAAGTCCACGTTCCTGAAAATCCTGTCGGGTGAGCTGGAGCCGAACACCGGCTCGGTGGAGATGCCGGCCGGCCAACGACTGGCCGTGCTGAAGCAGAACCAGTTTGCCTACGACGACCAGCCCGTGCTGCAGACCGTGATTCAGGGCCACCAGCGCCTGTATGCGGTGATGAGCGAGAAGGATGCCCTCTACGCCAAGGCCGACTTCACGGACGCCGACGGCGAGCGCGCCGCCATTCTGGAAGGCGAATTTGCCGACCTCGAAGGCTGGAACGCCGACTACGAGGCAGCCGAGCTGCTCTCCGGCCTCGGCATCACCGAAGACAAGCACTACTCGCTGATGTCGGACCTCGGCGCCAGCGAAAAGGTACGCGTGCTGCTGGCCCAGGCCCTGTTTGGCAACCCCGACGTGCTGCTGCTCGACGAACCGACCAACAACCTGGACGCGGAGAGCGTGCTCTGGCTGGAAAACTTCCTCGACTCGTTTCAGAACACGGTGATTGTGGTGAGCCACGACCGCCACTTCCTCGACGCCGTGTGTAACTACATGGCCGATTTGGACTTCTCGAAAATCACGATGTACCCCGGCAACTACAACTTCTGGTACGAGAGCAGCCAGCTGGCCCTGCGCCAACGCCAGGACGTGAACAAGAAAACGGAGGACAAGCGCAAGGAGCTCGAAGAGTTTGTGCGCCGCTTCTCGGCCAACGCCTCAAAATCGAAGCAGGCTACCAGCCGCCAAAAGCTGCTGCAAAAGCTCACGCTGGAGGAAATCAAACCGTCGTCGCGCCGCTACCCCTACATTGCTTTCAAGCCCGAGCGCGAAGCCGGCAACCAGCTGCTGGAAGTGAATGGCGTGGCCAAGACCGTAGACGGCCAGTCGGTACTGAAAAACGTGTCGTTCACGCTGGATAAGGGCGATAAGGTGGCCATCGTGGGCCGCGACGACCGGGCGGCCTCCCTCCTGTTCGATATTATTTTTGGTGAAGCCACGCCCGACAAGGGCGAGTATAAGTGGGGGACCACCATCACCCCCAGCTATTTCCCCAAGGAAAACAGCTCCTTCTTCCAGGCCGACAACATGAACCTGGTGGACTGGCTGCGCCAGTACTCGGTGGAGAAGGACGAGAGCTTTGTGCGCGGCTGGCTGGGCCGGATGCTTTTTTCGGGCGAGGAGTCGCAGAAAAAGCCCAACGTGCTGAGCGGCGGCGAGAAAGTTCGCTGCATGCTCTCCAAAATGATGTTGGAAAGCGGCAACGTGCTGGTACTGGATGACCCGACGAACCACTTGGACCTGGAAAGTATTCAGGCCCTGAACAACGGCCTGAAGGAATTCTCCGGCTCGCTCATTTTCGCCTCGCACGACTTGCAGTTTATCGAAACTGTGGCCAACCGCATCATCGAGCTCACGCCCGATGGCATCATCGACCGCCGGATGAACTACGAAGAGTATCTGGCCGATGAAACGCTGAAAGCCCAGCGCCAGAAAATGTACCAATTGGCTTAA
- the msrA gene encoding peptide-methionine (S)-S-oxide reductase MsrA, with the protein MQKATFGAGCFWCVEAVFQNLNGVEKVVSGYAGGRIANPTYKEVCSGLTGHNEVIDITFDPAVISYKELLEIFWKTHDPTTLNRQGNDVGTQYRSGIYYHNDEQKQLAEEYKQKLNDGHAFPNPVVTEILPVPNFYPAEDYHQNYFNLHGHEPYCQFVARPKVDKVKALFGEKLKAGV; encoded by the coding sequence ATGCAAAAAGCAACATTTGGCGCCGGCTGCTTCTGGTGCGTCGAAGCCGTATTTCAGAACCTGAACGGGGTTGAAAAAGTGGTTTCCGGCTACGCCGGTGGCCGCATTGCCAACCCAACTTATAAAGAAGTTTGCAGCGGCCTCACCGGCCACAACGAGGTTATCGACATCACGTTCGACCCGGCCGTTATCAGCTACAAGGAGCTGCTCGAAATCTTCTGGAAAACCCACGACCCGACCACCCTCAACCGCCAGGGCAACGACGTGGGCACGCAATACCGCTCGGGTATCTACTACCACAACGACGAGCAAAAGCAGCTCGCTGAAGAGTACAAGCAGAAACTAAACGACGGCCACGCCTTCCCCAACCCCGTGGTGACGGAGATTCTGCCCGTTCCTAATTTCTACCCCGCCGAGGACTACCACCAGAACTACTTCAACCTGCACGGCCACGAGCCCTACTGCCAGTTTGTGGCCCGCCCCAAGGTGGATAAGGTGAAAGCGCTGTTTGGCGAAAAGCTGAAGGCGGGTGTCTGA
- a CDS encoding metal-dependent transcriptional regulator: protein MSDSPSSPQPPKLPSQTEENYLKAVFKLAEAEPETPGVSTNRIAAALDTRAASVTDMLRRLADKGLLNYEKYRGVQLTAEGRRLALLTIRKHRLWEVFLVQQLGFSWDEVHEVAEELEHVQSPLLMRRLDAFLGYPVLDPHGDPIPTEDGAMRRPAHRLLADLNAGERGTLSAVKNTSPPFLQYLDKVGLQLGAEVEVLDKVAFDNSFELRINRERTTLISAEVSRNLFVTA, encoded by the coding sequence ATGAGCGACTCCCCGTCCAGCCCCCAACCGCCCAAACTCCCAAGCCAAACCGAGGAAAATTACCTCAAAGCCGTTTTTAAGCTGGCCGAGGCCGAGCCCGAAACGCCCGGCGTGAGCACCAATCGCATCGCGGCTGCCCTCGATACCCGCGCCGCGTCCGTGACCGATATGCTGCGCCGCCTGGCCGACAAAGGCCTGCTGAATTACGAAAAGTACCGAGGCGTGCAGCTCACGGCCGAGGGCCGCCGGCTGGCGCTGCTCACCATTCGCAAGCACCGGCTCTGGGAGGTTTTTCTGGTGCAGCAGCTCGGCTTCAGCTGGGACGAGGTGCACGAGGTGGCCGAGGAGCTGGAGCACGTGCAGTCGCCGCTGCTCATGCGCCGGCTCGACGCCTTCCTGGGCTACCCCGTGCTCGACCCGCACGGCGACCCCATTCCCACCGAGGACGGGGCCATGCGCCGCCCCGCCCACCGCCTCCTGGCCGACCTCAACGCCGGGGAGCGCGGCACGTTATCGGCCGTTAAAAACACCTCGCCGCCCTTCCTGCAATACCTCGACAAGGTGGGCTTGCAGCTGGGTGCCGAGGTTGAAGTGCTGGACAAGGTGGCCTTTGACAACTCCTTCGAGCTGAGGATAAACCGGGAGCGTACC